The region ATACCTCTGTTGAAAAAAGAATTGAGATTGAAGAATGCGTTATGGCTACCCATTGTGGCTACCAGATGAAGTAATCAAGGGATCTGTTtcgcaaatataaatttaacggACCATGTTGTGATCTGTAGTTATAATCACATATCTATTACCGCTTTGTAACACGCTTTCCGTCCTTTAGGTCAAGGTATTTTGCTTGCTTGATACGATTGTCGAAAAGCTAACCTCTTTCGACGGTGTTTTGATTTTTGGGGAATCGTGCCAGCGACCGGTGGATTTGCTAATTGTACGCTAtataattacagttttatGCCTGCATGTTACGTAACTATCGCTTCGCGCGATGTTATTTCAATCCGCTCGTACTCGTGATTCATCACATGTACTTATCCTCATCcctattttgcatatattataacCACTACACACACGTGGCATTCAGTCTCATACACATCTTTCTTCATACGTGTTTCAGAATATTGCGAACGGGCGACTATGTTTGACCAAAGAATCATAGCACTCGGTTTCGTCATGTGCTTGGTAACAGTATTTAACTTTTCCCTTCATCGGATCGAGGAAGGCCATGTGGGGGTGTATTTTCGAGTGAGTTGTCTCAAACGATAGATTCTATTCCTATTATCTCCAATAATCTTATTGCTTTTAACTGTATGAATATCTATCAGGGTGGTGCACTGTTGCCCCAAGTGAGCAATCCAGGATTTCACATGATGATACCGTTTCTGACCACTTATCGTCCGGTTCAAGTAACTCTGCAGACAGACGAAGTGAAGAATGTGCCATGTGGAACCAGCGGTGGTGTTATTATCTACTTTGATCGTATAGAAGTTGTGAATATATTAGGTGCAAATAGCGGTAAGTCGTGGAacagatttttctaatttttgagAATGTTGATATATTTTGTGAAAGTATATATTAACAGATACCTACATTTTTGTGTAGTTTACAACATGGTGAGAAATTTCACAGTGGATTACGACCgcactttaatttttaacaaagtgcATCATGAATTAAACCAATTTTGTTCTGTACACACATTACATGAAGTGTACATTGATCTGTTTGATCAAATTGATGAAAATCTGAAGACTGCACTTCAAAGGGACTTGAATGAATTAGCGCCTGGTCTTAATATTCAAGCTGTAAGAGTAACGAAGCCAAAAATTCCTGAAACAATCAGGAAGAACTACGAATTAATGTAAGGGATTACTCtgctaattttaattaagttgcTTTGTACagtacaattttctttttatttctatagtttatatattaatgtatttttatatatacaatattttgaattatccAGGGAAGCAGAGAAAACGAAGCTATTAATATCCACACAACATCAGAAAGTAGTAGAGAAAGATGCTGAGACCGATCGCAAGAAGGCCATCATTGAGGCTGAAAAGGAAGCGCTAGTTGCAAAGATTCAATACAATCAAAAGATTATGGAGAAAGAATCCCTACAACAAATGGCTGCCATAGAAGACGAGATGCATTTAGCAAGGCAAAAAAGCCGTTCAGATGCCGAATTTTACCAGATGAAAATGCAAGCCGAGGCGAACAAAATACTTTTGTCTAAGGAATTTTTAGAGCTCAAGAAATATGAGGCATTGGCACACAacactaaaatatattacggGCAAGACATTCCCAGAATGTTTGCATTTGGTAGTTGCTTGAATGATGCCGACTTCAAATCTAATACCAATATTGCACAAAAGTGATGAACAATAGATAGTGCAATTCAGATACCTTATTTTGATGATTACTGTTACATAAGATGAAACGTGATGGATCTTATCTTTTCGGATGAGTACTTTTACGATAAGAGAATCGAAAAACTTTGGAAAATTTACAACTCCTAGTTGTGCGcatggacattttttttttatatagaaagcATATATTGTTACATAGGACCGTATTTATTACATAGGTCCGTTCTTATCTCAAGACCGTATATAAGACCGAACTGTGAATATCAGCCATAGATTGTACAGACGATTCTAGAATTTCGGAGTGTTACTTATTCCTCCAAGTTAATTGTgtggaattaaaattttgtatgaatgtatttattaaatctatatagtatagatagatagatacaTTACGAATACAAATACATGAtccgtttttttattatatataatgaaaaacgTTTTCTCTTCAATATAAGgtgattatgtaataattacacaagcatgtaatatgtaataattacacaatcctgaattattaacataaaaaatgactataaaaagtaatatcttGATTAGGAAtctgcattaaaataaaattttgattcaGTTACAGTTAAGCTCCAATAACTACTTTAgcatcgattttttttccaaagaagaaaattgttaagtgaaatatttaaattatatttttaaattatggtTTTCATTCGTGTTATGGTCATAGTTCTTCCAAAACATTTGTaatagtttttgtttttattaagctatgcaattttttgtttacgactgtacttgattttttataaggaAGGGTAAAAGCTATAGTgatgtaagtcaaatttttaaaaatattaactcgtgtgtgcatagatgcaatctatacaatatataaattgcatctatgcacacaagtcaatattttaaaatatttgacttacaccactatggcttttacccctccatatataaaGGTGTATTAATTGgcttatttatcttcttttgaTGTTATTAGAgaataaagacaaaattaatatcaaatttaaaggtaaacaaatttttttgtttatttaatttccatgcataatatattattccgTTATTATTGCTCTTTTTACAAGGAAAATTAAACCATTTTTCGTATCAATACAAGCTCAGAAATATATGGGATGAGATGtcatttgatttttttacgatGTTCTCTCGCTCTACGCATATGGACTTTAGGCTCTTCCAACGGTAAGGATTTAACATCGCTTATGTTCTGATTTAACGTCCGTAATTCTTCCAGCGCTCTTTTAGCTAATTTCCCTTCTGGCGTAGTCGGCGGTTCCAAAAGAAGCATAGTCAGTGCTTTCTTTAAAAGATCCTTGGCTTCTTCCAGTTGGCAGGCCAACTGCGTTGAAGAAATTTCACGTGCAGAATAAGATCGATTCGCCAATATTATTACAGGCAAATGCATCTCGTATAACATTATGCctgaaattgatatttataatatttataaatatttttcttaatcgtataaaaatttctttataaaaacgtaacattagaatattattttttttccagatatttataatttatgttatcgGAATATTATGCAGTCTAAACAATATACGTTCGTACCTTTTAAACGTGATATGCCCGGCTCTACTATGTCTAAGACATTATAGACTTCCTTACACGTATCCaacattttttgtacaatCTTTTTCTGAGGATTAGGAGatgttatttcttttctgCAGGCTGTTAACAATTTCTGCTTTAAAGACAACATTAGGAAATGATTGGTATGCAAAGATTGGGATAATTTCCTAAGTAAGTTGTCTATcctctgaaaaatattaagctGCTGCAATgattatggaaaaaaaatgtaaagctctaaatatataatcacgAACTTTTATGTCAACGTCCTCGCATTCGTCGATAAGTGTTCTGCATATGTTTAACGTAGCTCTGATAAGATGACCGCCGTAGGTCCTCTTGCACATCTGACATTGCCATCGACTTCGCTCGTATGGATCGACGATGGAGGTATCTTGCATACCTATGAATCCTTTTTTACAACGCGGACATAGCACGCTACTTAAATGCGACTGCAATTCGTATGGATCTGTACATAGAGAGCATTCGCATTCGAAATACTTTCCCTCTCGAAGATGCTCTTTTCTGTCAGCTGTACcctaatagttaaatatattaatattagtgTATAAATTAGGAAATATTGCTTTTTAAAGTTCACTCAgcacataaataataataagtgtcTCTTTCAAATCtaacaacaataaaaatatttttagtaaaaaatatagtctTTGATTGAATCGTTagataatattgaattaacttaaattaaatcatccaataatattgaaatattagtgaaagaaagcaaaatattattaattttgttagaGTTTTGTTATAACTGTGCAATTAACTGACCAGCAACGACGAGGTATAATTAAATAGGATAGGTTCGTCCTGTTTAATCGCTACGCTCGCATAAATGGTCAGTTGGAAATTGTCGTCCACGGTGAGGTGAGTGTTGCCTCTGCAGTCATGAGCCATCAGGGTCGCCTCGATGTATAAACCTCGTAGAAGAAGACCGTCAACAGCACCAGGTGATCGCAACTCGAAGGCATTCACATCCAAAATGCCGCACAATTTGTGCA is a window of Temnothorax longispinosus isolate EJ_2023e chromosome 1, Tlon_JGU_v1, whole genome shotgun sequence DNA encoding:
- the LOC139820199 gene encoding erlin; this encodes MFDQRIIALGFVMCLVTVFNFSLHRIEEGHVGVYFRGGALLPQVSNPGFHMMIPFLTTYRPVQVTLQTDEVKNVPCGTSGGVIIYFDRIEVVNILGANSVYNMVRNFTVDYDRTLIFNKVHHELNQFCSVHTLHEVYIDLFDQIDENLKTALQRDLNELAPGLNIQAVRVTKPKIPETIRKNYELMEAEKTKLLISTQHQKVVEKDAETDRKKAIIEAEKEALVAKIQYNQKIMEKESLQQMAAIEDEMHLARQKSRSDAEFYQMKMQAEANKILLSKEFLELKKYEALAHNTKIYYGQDIPRMFAFGSCLNDADFKSNTNIAQK
- the LOC139820182 gene encoding SET domain-containing protein SmydA-8, giving the protein MTSTAKYKVTHSKKLGRYLVSAKNITPGEVIIREEPIAVGPIMYKDCFCFACMRTLPKIVKGRQYTCSRCNLAPLCSVACEARTKHHTNEECQIFRDNRNLLTENGIDAAGILLALRLWLIKHKDPTVWEKIDRMEAHLDKRIGTSIWRDREVNIVDVIRRFRMPAEIEPPSVELMHKLCGILDVNAFELRSPGAVDGLLLRGLYIEATLMAHDCRGNTHLTVDDNFQLTIYASVAIKQDEPILFNYTSSLLGTADRKEHLREGKYFECECSLCTDPYELQSHLSSVLCPRCKKGFIGMQDTSIVDPYERSRWQCQMCKRTYGGHLIRATLNICRTLIDECEDVDIKRIDNLLRKLSQSLHTNHFLMLSLKQKLLTACRKEITSPNPQKKIVQKMLDTCKEVYNVLDIVEPGISRLKGIMLYEMHLPVIILANRSYSAREISSTQLACQLEEAKDLLKKALTMLLLEPPTTPEGKLAKRALEELRTLNQNISDVKSLPLEEPKVHMRRAREHRKKIK